A region of the Thermogladius calderae 1633 genome:
CCGGTAAAGTACTCGACGTTCTCCGGCGACACTATAATGACGGCGTCCAGCCCGCGTCTCTCCGCTATCTCCTCCACTTTCCAGAGCATGCTTCTCAAAAACAACCCCTCAGCGTACAGTATTCCTGCGTTATTTTAATAATGCTTTTCTCGCCGATCTTAATAAGCGCTAAATCGACTAGGTTTTACAAGTGAGAACATGGCCCAGGTGACGAGGACCGAGAACGGCTACCTTTGCAGGAGAGACGGTAGCCTGATGTATGTCGTCTACGAGTCGGAGAAGACCATGGACAACAAGCTTAGGGTCTCTATAGCCTACAAGTGTCCTGTCTGCGGCTTCAGAGTGGAGACGGAGACACTGGAGATGACTAGGGGGCGGGACTCGTATACGTTGACCAGGACTGTCAGGAGGCTGCCAGCCTAGCAAGCGCAGTCGCGCGCGGCGTGTACAGCTAGAAAGATTAATTTACCAATTTTCTTTAATCAATCATATTGCATAAAAATTAAGTAGGTGGAATATTTTATTGAGAGGCGTTTAAATTGTTCAGAAGGAAGGTAAAGAAAACAGGGAAGGTCATCGAGCTGACTTTAACCGAGTCGCCGCACCCCCTTCCCGCGGTGAGCTGGGAGTTTCCCCCAGGGGAGTACGTTTTAGGCCGTAACCCCACGTGTGACGTCGTGTTACTAGACCCTACTGTGTCGAGGCTACACGCGAGGATATACTTCAGTGACGGAGAGTGGTTTATCGAGGATTTGGGTAGCACTAACGGGACTGTTGTTGACGGGGTGGAGATCAAGGGTAAAGGGCCGGTCAGACTAAAAGACGGCAGTAGGGTTGTTGTCGGGAAGTCCGTACTAGTTGTTAAGTTCAAGTAGGGACAGATGAGGTATGGTGCTCAAAGAGTACGCTAATATCGAGGAGTTGAGCGATATCCTAGGCGACCCTCTTCAGATATCTAGACTTCTACTGAGGATAAAGTTCGAGGTAGCTAACAAGAGGGCGCCGTTTAACGAAGCCCTCGGCGAACTCGAGAGGACGGCTAAGTCTAGTATCAAGGACCACCAGGCGGTCTACTTCCTGCTGAGACACGAGGAGAGGAGTAGGGTCATCAGGGGTGTTCTCGTCGGGGACTACGTGATAGCTTTGACGGTCGAAGAAGGCGGGGTTATCAGGCTGAAGGGTAAAGCAGCCTTCAGCGAGGTGGCGACCTCCTACAAAGCCTCGAACCCGGTGATCAAGGTTAGCTACGCTAGGATAACACCCGACGTTGTAAAGGATACACCCATCGAAAACTACCTGAGGGAGATCATAAGCAGGGTGTCCGAGGAGAAGCCACCTAACATATGGGTGGGAAGGCTACTCTACGACTACAAGGTAGTCGAGGCGGTGTCGGACAAGGGCGGTTTCACCTACGTTTTGAAAACCGTGGGGAAAGACGGGCTGACATACGTCTTCAAGATACCCAGGGACAAGCTACCCAACGGGACACTACTCGCTCTCTCAGGCCCCGAGAAGATCAGCGATTTCATGAGGAGCTACATTAACGTGCTCCAGGTGTGTCACCCTGACAAGGAAGAGATCGCGAGGTTTTTGGCGAGGGCGGGGCTTGGGGAGGCTTTGTACAACGAGCTCAGCCTGTATAAGAAGTACGTTTTATGCCCTCACGGATTCGTACTCACACAGGAGACCTACGACGCCGACTCGTACATCGATAACCCGCCTGTGATCATAGAACCCTTCGCCGACCTGGGCGACTTGCAAGACTACGTCAGTAGGAGAGGGGTGGACGCGAAGTTTATCGCCAGCGTGGGGCTGAGAGTAGCGGGGGCTCTAGCACTAGCACACGCGCTCAGCATACTACACCTCGACGTGAAGCCGCACAACATCCTACTGAGGAGCGACCCTAAGGAGCCCTACGGTGTCCGGCCTTACATCAGCGACTTCGCTAGTACGGGTAGGGCTGTTGAGGGGTGGTATAAGCCCACGAGGCTCACACCGGAGTTCGCGGACCCGCTATCCCTCCTAGAGATGAGGGCCGGGTTTGACTACGACGTGTACTCGCTGGGGTTGACTCTTCTGACAACGCTGACATCCAAGAAACTCCCCCACAGGACACTGGTCAACCTCCTAGCACTAAAGTACGTGTATGGGATGGACATCAGCGTAGAACCCTTCCTCCTCGACTACCCCGCGTTGGCTACTTTCCATAAGGAGGTAGAGCCTTTGTTCAAGAGCCTGGCCGAGGGCAGGGTCAGGGTTGGAGAGCTTGTCGAGAGGGTGATCCCGCTGGTCTTAGACCGCGACAAGATATCCATGGACGTGCTGTCGAGAGAGGTCGATAAAGACCTCTTCGCACTCCTATCCAAAACCATCACCCTTAAGAGAGAGGACAGGTTCAAGAACGCGCTGGAGTTCTGGCTGAGCTTCAAGAAACTGCTACAGGATAAGAAGTGGGAGGACGCGATTCCCAAGCCCTCGTGAACTACGAGGCTACCGGCTACGCCATGCTCCATGCTATGTTAGAATAGAAGGTTGGGTTTCCAAGCCGCGGCCGGGATTCGAACCCGGGACCTCTGCCTTACCAGGGCAGCGCTCCACCAGGCTGAGCTACCGCGGCTCTTTAATTGTTAATAATGTAGCGAGATTTAAAACTTGCTAGCCTTACAGGACCTACGTAGGAGTTTAGCTCGTCTTAGCAGCTGTCCTGACAGCTTTCTTGGGCCTCAGTGTACCCACCGAGTGGCATCTCCGGCACTTGGTCGCACCAGGCGGGTTTAACGCGCCGCACCTACGGCATACAGTCTTGTTGAGCACTCTGTCGTAGACGATCTTCAGCTTGACTGGGTCGTTGATCGGCGTAAGCACCACCTCTAGCGTCTAATTGTTCGAGGGGGTTTAAAACTTAAAGCCTACGCTCCTCAGCCTCTCGGCTATGTCCTCCGACTCCTCGGGGAAGTAGCTTAGTGTAGTTTCGAGTAGGCTCGTATTCAGCTTACCGAGCTGCCTGTAGTAGTTTCTAAGCTTGTCCAAGTCTACTCCCTGCCTAGCCTTCAGTACAAAGTACTGCTCGGGGTGTAGAACCCTCACTTTAACCCCATTTATAGAGGCCTGCCGCGTGTTGGCAACTACTTCATCCGGTATATTGAAGTCCATGATGTTCTCGTAGAGCTCGACCTCTACTGTCTCACCTTCAACGTTAGCGATCAGCTTTAGTGTGCCCAGCTCTGTTAAACCGACCTCCCACCCCTCCTCCGCGGCTAGGCTCCGGTAGAAGTCCTCGTTTGCGACAGGACTGGGCTCTATGACAAAGAGGTCCAAGTCGCCCTCGAAAACGTCCTTGTTTAGTGCGAGCTCTACAGCTGTACTACCTATCACAACGAACTCGACGCCCCTCTTACTGATTTTCTCGACAACCCTTGCCAGGGCCTTTCTACTAAAGGACACTACCACCACCTACTCTTCGCTAAACATCCCCTCGGATACCTCATTATCGGCTATTAAGGTTTTATGCCCATTCTTAGTTATGTTACTCAACCTTTGATGCCTACCAGGCTGCCCTCTTTATTCAGAATAAACAAAAACAACGCAGGGGCTCCCCGAAATAGTGAAGCTGAGTACTCTTGTATGTGTAAAATGGCCTCCACCTGTTTCGATACTAGCATGGAAAGCGCTAGTAGAGTCGACCGTGGAGACGATACTGTACCTCGAGAACGAGTAGGCTCTTTACCCAGCCTCAGATAACCCTATTAAGCCGTCTCCTTGACCACGTCGCCCGTGGACTCGCACCCGCCCTATTCAAGTCAAGGCAACTATATAACAGGTTGTATACGAGAACCTCCAGACTACTGTTCGACCGATGCGGATAATCCTAGACGACGTCCTGGCACGGGATGTCTAAGCCGACGCTTCTCGGCGGGCTAGTCGCGAGTGCGGAAGATCTTAAGTGGTCTGGATGGTATTGTCTTGAGTCCCGCCAAGAACAGGTAATAGGCTACTGTGGCGAACACTCCGAGTTTAAGCAGTACTCCTAGTGTGTCTAGCAGACCCGCAACGGACGGAGGGGTAAACTGTTGGCTGTCTAGAACTCTTTTTATGGCCTCTAGCGCGGCAACCGTGGACTCGAGGCTTGTCTCGCCAGGTACTAAATATACCCTGACATATAGTTGAGAAGTGGTGGACCTGTCTCTTATCAAGACGGGTAATAGGGCGGCTGCTATCGTACAGCTCGTATTCCACTTGCTAGCCTGCACGAGATACACGTGTACACCGTTCACATCTTGAACCCATGATCTTACAACACTGTATCCTTCCAAGCTGAGGTCATAGTTCCACGCGTGTAGGAGTGTGGGTGTCTCGGCGACCTCAACGACCGCGTGATAGGATGCCTTATTACTGCTGAAGGTCACGTGCCTCACGTTCAGTACGCCTAGTAGGCCCGCCGTAGCAGGGTCGCTCCAGGCACTCTCGATCTTGAAGCCCGCGAAAATGTAGTTCTCGGGCCTTGACACAAAGTCCCAGGCGCTGACTCCCGGGGAAGTTATCGTGTACCCCCACGAAGTGTTTATGGGGCTTAAAACCGCTACCAGCGTCGTGAAAGCGAGCAGTAGCAGTAGTACTAGACCGGTTACAGCCCTCACGCCCGCGTCGGCTTTACCGCGAGAGGCCTCTTTACTACCGGGAGTATCGGAGATAAACGACCCGGATACCAGGTATACGGCGAAAATAGACGAGGCCGCTACATATATTATAGTGGGGGTGTAGCTGAGAGCACCCCAGGCGAGGGGGATACCTTCATACCTTACCGCCTCGACCAGGACGACCGCTCTCAACATTTCGCCGACAAAACCGATCAGGAGCCCTACTGCGACAGATAGTAGGGCGAGCACGCTCTTCCGTCTAAGGCTCAAAGTATTCCTAGAAACTACCCAGAGTACCACTGGCAGCAGTGCAATCGTCGACGTGAGAGGGGTGTACCCGAGACGTATTGATACCAGTGGCACCTCCACGGGACCGTAACTAGTGTGGACAGTTATCTGCCCGAAGCCGTCTCCGTAATTAAACGTCGAACCGGTTATCCCCGCCGCGATCTCTCCCGCTGCTCTCGAAAAGACTTGCGCCGCGTTGTCGAGGGAGCTCGCCGGGATCGGCGTTAACAGCAGTACTAAGAGGTAGGGTACAAGGGCTCTCGTGCTAGTTGGTGTGAATATGAACAGTAGTGTGGAGAATACAAGTAGGCTGAAGCTCAGACCCCGGTAGAAAGTCGTGTACTCACCTACTAGGGGGGCTACCAGGTAGAAGAACACCGAGAACAAGACCAGCAGTAGTGTCGCGAGGACCTTACTAACACTGACCTCGAACCTGAAGACCTCGTCTCTCAAGGCAAGGTAGAGCACTAACACCGCGTTGCCTAGAGCGATTAACAAGTAGGAGTGTACGTCGCCGAGTATTACTATGGCTACATCCCTCACGTAGTCCCTGTATAGCGTGGAAATAAGGAGAGCAACTATGCCAGCTAGTCCAGTTAAACCGATGAAGAACGCTCTACGAGAGGTCGTGTCCGGGGGTGCGCTCTCCAGCCCTGGCACATCCACCACGCCGCGGGTCTAAGCTGAGCCTCTGGATAGTCTCCTAGTTGCGGGTAAAAAACTACTCTCGATCCTTACGCCCGCCCTTTGGAGCCCCTGAACTCCCCGTCTATGGACTTAAGTCTCTCGATGTTCTCTAGTTCGGAGGCGTCGGGGGCCTTTACGGATAGCCAGGCGTCTATGATCTCCCTGGCGAGAATGTCTGTTACGAGCCTGCCACTCATCGCCAGCACATTTGCGTCGTTCCACAACCTAGCACCGCGCGCGGTCTCGGGGTCGTTGCAGAGAGCAGCCCTGACACCTGGGATCTTGTTCGCCGCGATCGAGACGCCCGTCCCCGTGTAGCACACCACCACCCCGAAGTCGGCCTCACCCCGGGCGACGGCTAAGCCCACTTCTCTCGCTACCAGCGGCCACGGCTCCGGCTTACCAGTCTTCAGGGCGCCTACCACTACTACCTCGAAGCCCTTCCTCCTGAGGTGCTCAACCGCCTCCCTAGCACAAGCGTACAAGTCGTCCGAGCCGACTATAGCCCTTGGCAAAATCGCATCCCTACCTATACGCAACATGGTCTTAGTGCCTTAAATTCGTTGGTCGAGAACGTGTCCTCGAACAGGCCTTTCTCTTGGACGGCATCAATGGCAGTTGTACTCTACTCGTCGGCCTCGCCGAGACCTACCACCTCTCTTTACGAGCTCGTACTCACCCCCTCAGCGATTTTCTAGACCCCTCGAGAGCTCCAGCTGCCTAAGGCCGTCCCGGTCTCTACTGGAAGCGCCTACAGGACGCAGACAACAATAGACATTCACCATAAAACAGTATTCCAACGAACAACCGAGAAGAAACCCCAGCGTCTACTCCGTTGAAGCAAGCGGCGAACTCTACTCTCGCTCTGCTAATAGCGAGTTTAGCCTCGACGGGCCCGCCGGGACTTGAACCCGGGACCTCCGGCTCCGAAGGCCGGCGCCCTATCCAAGCTAGGCGACGGGCCCTAATCTAGTAGTGTCTTATGAACTGTAATTAACTTTTGAGGACTGCTACGAGCAGTGCGGGGGGTGGGATTCGAACCCACGCAGGCCTACGCCATCGGGTCCTAAGCCCGACCCCTTTGACCTAGCTCGGGCACCCCCGCTCTAATTATTTCTGTTGATTCTTCCACGGGTTATAAACGTGAGCGGTAGGGTTGCTTCTAACCTTCTCGACTTCCTCGAGCGCTCTCCTGTAGAGACTTTCGCTGAGCGCCTTGCTCCTCCACGCATCTTCCAGTTTATCGAGGTCTACGACCTCGGGTACCCCGTCTCTCCTGACCACGACATCTACCTCCAGGTCCAGGTACTCGACTACACCCTCCCCGACGTCCGGGGGCGTGTTGATGTTCACGTACGTGCCCAGGTAGTCCGAGCCCCTGTAGTAGTTGTGGGATATGGTCCAAGACGACGTGTCCACCACCATGTAGTCCACGTCCCCGGGCATCTTCTCCACCCCCAGCCCGTCATATACACCACCTGACCTCATTACCCTCTTGAAGACGAGGGTCAGCCCTCCCCGCCCCGCCTCCACTTTCTCTAGCACACCGGGTGAGAGCTTTACGACCCCTCCGTCCGGCTTAACCTGCCTGAACGAGAACTCCCGCCCGACCTGCTTGTACACCAGGTAGCTGGAGAGTAGGGCTGTGCTCTCCCTCGTTATCGCCTTATTGGACAGCAGGTACTCGGTGTAGTCCACTACCTCGTCTAACCCCATGTACTTCAGCTGGTGGTGCCCCATCGCTGTCGGGGCGACCCTACCCCTCAACTCGTCCAGCCTAGCCTTCGCAGGCGACGTCAGGTATACTAGGGCTATGGACTCGCCCTCGTACAGCACTCCCACGTCGCCCCCGCTCTTCAGCTTCGCCTCGAAATCCCTCAAAACCCCGAGTAAAAAGTCGATCTCCCTAGACACCTCGTGCGGGTCTGCGTACTGGCTGTTACTCCTGAACCTCACGCCTAGACCAGACCCCACGAGCTTGGAGACCGCCAGCGCCGAGAGCTCTGCTTTCTTCGCCGGGTCTCTGATGAACTCCGAGAACTCTATCTTTCCTCCTTTAATGAGGGAGACGTAGAGCCCGTCGAACCTCAGCTCCCTGGAGACTACGGCCCTCTCCCCCCTCCTAAACGAGGGCCTTGCAACGGACACGACCACGAGGTCGCCCTCTCTTCCGTGGCACGCGCGCAGGACCCCCTCAACCCCGCCCGGTAGCTCTAGTACACACCCGCCCTCCTCGAGCCTGCTGACCCGCGCCCTCACCACGGCATGGAGACCAGGCCTCCCCCACCAGACCACTACGTCCCGTAGCTCCGTGGTGATCGAGTCCAACACTTCTCTGACCCCTTCAGGCTTGCCGAGGACTACGAGCGTGCTCGGCTCCTCGGAGTCCTTCACAGTGACCTCGGCAGGGGAGGTGTCGAAGGGTATCCCCAGCCTCTCTCTGATCACACCCGACGCTTGTACGACCCTGAAGCCCCTCAACAGGAACAGGTAGGAGAGCGCAGTTGACGAGATACCTCTGACTCTGACGCTCGTCAAAAAGGTGAACCCCGTTCAGGACCAGCTAGTCGTGTATTGTCTCTAGGATCGCGATGACCTGCCAGATCTTCGTCCTAGCCGACAGCGGCATGTTGGGGTCTTGGCTGACCTGGTCGAGCACGCTCACGGCGTTGGCCGCCCTCACGCCAGGCGTAAGGTTCTCGCTCCTCAGGTAGTTCAGCGCCTCGGTGGCAGCCCTCCTTATGTTCCTGGGGACAGCCGTGTCGTTGATGATGGAGAGCAGCAGGTATATCGCGTTGTTGATCTTGGCAGTATTATCGGGCACCCTCACCCCGGAGGACACGCCGACCACCCCCACTTCTCTAATGTGTAAATGGCGATTAAAACAGTGTAGGGGCACCGCCCCGAAGACTGCCGTATGCTCCTGGCCCGCGCGGCACGGGTCGGCGCCGAGATAGAAATGGAGCGCCCGGCTTATAGCCGGGAGAAACAGATGTGAACGGGGAAAAACTGTTTGAGTCAGGCGGTGGAGGAGAATCCCACGCTTATTACGTAGGACTCCCCGCCCTCGCTCATTACTATTTTGAGCTTGTGTTTGAGGTAGCCCGGAGGAGACACGCCGTTAACCGAGACCGCTACGAGCGTTTCCCCATCCACGGTGCTTTTAATTGGTTTCAATTACTTTTAATTCCGTGGGTGGGGTTGGCCCTTGGTGCGGGTTCACTAGCTTCACCCGCACCTCATGGGGCCCCGTCGAGCCCAACGCCACGGGGCTCCCATCTGCGGTCAGGTGCTTCAACCCTATGTTTACGGCCCCGACGACGTCCCTGTCTAGGGTCAGCCCGTTGCTCAGCCTGGCCAGCCTTAGGACGACCTTGGCTACCCTCACCCTCCTCCCTCTCACCGCAACGCGGATCACAGAGGGGGCGTAGCCCTTGATGGGCTCCCCGCTGAAGGGATCCCTCGAGGAGGAGTACGCCTCCGGCACCTCGACGACGTGTATGGGCTTGTTGTCCAGTACCTCCACCAGCTTCGAGACGCTCCACTGGTGGATCCTGTGCCTGAGGTTGTTGCTCCCCGCCCTGCTAACAAGCCTTCTCTTGCCCTTGTGAACATTTCCAACAACCACGACGGCGCTGTTTATATAAGCCAGCTCCTCGATGAACCTGGCGACCTTGTAGATAATGTCCGTCTTCCTCTCCCCCTCCCTCAGCTTCCTAAGTGCTTTCTTCACGCTCCTATCCTTTGTCGACTTGCCCCCAGTTATTCTCTTCCTCCTCTCAGAGTAGGCAATAACTATCCTACCTAGGTTAGTTTCAATTCTGTAGACGTCGCCGAGCCTTCCGTTCCTGAATACCGCCAGCGTGACGTTGTTCTCATTAACATCGACAGCAATGACATTGTTAGGGTTGTAGGAGACCTCGAAAACCCTCCTGAACGTCAAGTATACGAGAATCCTCTTACCAGCGGGCTTGAGCTTGAGTTCACTAGACAGTTTCCACCCACCGTAGAGATACCTCACCAACTGTCTAGTATACCTCAGGTTAAGCCTAATCCAGCCCCTATGAGTCCTGAGCTCCACGTCACCACCAACCAGCCTCCAATCCTGCGAGTCAGAGT
Encoded here:
- a CDS encoding FHA domain-containing protein gives rise to the protein MFRRKVKKTGKVIELTLTESPHPLPAVSWEFPPGEYVLGRNPTCDVVLLDPTVSRLHARIYFSDGEWFIEDLGSTNGTVVDGVEIKGKGPVRLKDGSRVVVGKSVLVVKFK
- a CDS encoding RpiB/LacA/LacB family sugar-phosphate isomerase: MPRAIVGSDDLYACAREAVEHLRRKGFEVVVVGALKTGKPEPWPLVAREVGLAVARGEADFGVVVCYTGTGVSIAANKIPGVRAALCNDPETARGARLWNDANVLAMSGRLVTDILAREIIDAWLSVKAPDASELENIERLKSIDGEFRGSKGRA
- a CDS encoding UPF0147 family protein gives rise to the protein MSSGVRVPDNTAKINNAIYLLLSIINDTAVPRNIRRAATEALNYLRSENLTPGVRAANAVSVLDQVSQDPNMPLSARTKIWQVIAILETIHD
- a CDS encoding DUF402 domain-containing protein produces the protein MTSVRVRGISSTALSYLFLLRGFRVVQASGVIRERLGIPFDTSPAEVTVKDSEEPSTLVVLGKPEGVREVLDSITTELRDVVVWWGRPGLHAVVRARVSRLEEGGCVLELPGGVEGVLRACHGREGDLVVVSVARPSFRRGERAVVSRELRFDGLYVSLIKGGKIEFSEFIRDPAKKAELSALAVSKLVGSGLGVRFRSNSQYADPHEVSREIDFLLGVLRDFEAKLKSGGDVGVLYEGESIALVYLTSPAKARLDELRGRVAPTAMGHHQLKYMGLDEVVDYTEYLLSNKAITRESTALLSSYLVYKQVGREFSFRQVKPDGGVVKLSPGVLEKVEAGRGGLTLVFKRVMRSGGVYDGLGVEKMPGDVDYMVVDTSSWTISHNYYRGSDYLGTYVNINTPPDVGEGVVEYLDLEVDVVVRRDGVPEVVDLDKLEDAWRSKALSESLYRRALEEVEKVRSNPTAHVYNPWKNQQK
- a CDS encoding nucleotidyltransferase, with the translated sequence MSFSRKALARVVEKISKRGVEFVVIGSTAVELALNKDVFEGDLDLFVIEPSPVANEDFYRSLAAEEGWEVGLTELGTLKLIANVEGETVEVELYENIMDFNIPDEVVANTRQASINGVKVRVLHPEQYFVLKARQGVDLDKLRNYYRQLGKLNTSLLETTLSYFPEESEDIAERLRSVGFKF
- a CDS encoding 50S ribosomal protein L40e — its product is MVLTPINDPVKLKIVYDRVLNKTVCRRCGALNPPGATKCRRCHSVGTLRPKKAVRTAAKTS
- a CDS encoding IS200/IS605 family accessory protein TnpB-related protein — its product is MSKLLKTLKRTVVLEGWVNSAGRRALREVFEAYRAMLQEMVEYAVEHNASQATLHRVFYSRFREEYPWLPTRVIKGCYRDAVRRARSFLRLKKKGLAQGDKPVVKNITVTYSDSQDWRLVGGDVELRTHRGWIRLNLRYTRQLVRYLYGGWKLSSELKLKPAGKRILVYLTFRRVFEVSYNPNNVIAVDVNENNVTLAVFRNGRLGDVYRIETNLGRIVIAYSERRKRITGGKSTKDRSVKKALRKLREGERKTDIIYKVARFIEELAYINSAVVVVGNVHKGKRRLVSRAGSNNLRHRIHQWSVSKLVEVLDNKPIHVVEVPEAYSSSRDPFSGEPIKGYAPSVIRVAVRGRRVRVAKVVLRLARLSNGLTLDRDVVGAVNIGLKHLTADGSPVALGSTGPHEVRVKLVNPHQGPTPPTELKVIETN
- a CDS encoding protein kinase domain-containing protein; translation: MVLKEYANIEELSDILGDPLQISRLLLRIKFEVANKRAPFNEALGELERTAKSSIKDHQAVYFLLRHEERSRVIRGVLVGDYVIALTVEEGGVIRLKGKAAFSEVATSYKASNPVIKVSYARITPDVVKDTPIENYLREIISRVSEEKPPNIWVGRLLYDYKVVEAVSDKGGFTYVLKTVGKDGLTYVFKIPRDKLPNGTLLALSGPEKISDFMRSYINVLQVCHPDKEEIARFLARAGLGEALYNELSLYKKYVLCPHGFVLTQETYDADSYIDNPPVIIEPFADLGDLQDYVSRRGVDAKFIASVGLRVAGALALAHALSILHLDVKPHNILLRSDPKEPYGVRPYISDFASTGRAVEGWYKPTRLTPEFADPLSLLEMRAGFDYDVYSLGLTLLTTLTSKKLPHRTLVNLLALKYVYGMDISVEPFLLDYPALATFHKEVEPLFKSLAEGRVRVGELVERVIPLVLDRDKISMDVLSREVDKDLFALLSKTITLKREDRFKNALEFWLSFKKLLQDKKWEDAIPKPS